In the Luteitalea sp. genome, one interval contains:
- a CDS encoding sugar transferase, which translates to MRESRSRGAQLVVKHGFDRVLALIALIPLSPLFAVIAVLIKTEDRGPVLFVAERAGAGGRPFRVYKFRSMIPDADAYLDNDGRPVKPRVTRIGRFLRRWSLDELPQLINVLKGEMTLVGPRPVPLDYAARMNPSQQQRFEMRPGITGLAQVRGRHSLTWSQRVELDVHYVRHYSLAMDLGILARTLTTVLDSSTLIERGDPRKVDLG; encoded by the coding sequence ATGAGGGAATCCCGCTCACGCGGCGCTCAACTCGTCGTCAAGCACGGCTTCGATCGAGTACTCGCCCTGATCGCGTTGATCCCGCTCTCGCCACTCTTCGCGGTCATTGCAGTCCTCATCAAGACGGAGGATCGGGGCCCTGTGTTGTTTGTCGCCGAACGCGCTGGCGCTGGGGGTCGCCCCTTCCGCGTGTACAAGTTCCGATCAATGATTCCGGACGCCGATGCGTATTTGGATAACGACGGGCGGCCCGTCAAGCCACGCGTCACGCGTATCGGTAGGTTCCTTCGCCGTTGGAGCCTCGACGAGCTCCCGCAGCTCATCAACGTCTTGAAAGGCGAGATGACACTGGTGGGACCGCGCCCAGTGCCCCTTGATTATGCGGCGCGGATGAATCCCTCTCAGCAGCAGCGTTTCGAGATGCGACCAGGGATCACCGGCCTCGCCCAGGTGCGTGGGCGACACAGCCTCACCTGGTCGCAACGCGTCGAGCTGGACGTCCACTATGTGCGTCACTACAGTCTCGCCATGGATCTCGGCATCCTCGCTCGAACGCTGACAACCGTGCTTGACAGTAGCACCCTCATCGAGCGAGGCGATCCGAGAAAGGTGGACCTTGGCTAA
- a CDS encoding methyltransferase domain-containing protein has translation MTIDARRTAEPVVSASSVTFSRRQSGRPWRKSTCDSRRLRMTPYQHLNLLLHYERALTLRSIIRDTIRPGAKVLDAGCGVGLLAMWAIDAGADRVVGVDVDTLALARRLASENGMASRLQFVEADLWDFDLPAERNTFDVILAMVYLNDPRRDDRQTKLVFRLKERFLANGGCVVPNRVRYYARACEWPQQDHKTRQARLRADIADLEGRYDLRFQGLCEAVTAEPWKPQFPVRDRDGRLDLSQARLLSDPEPVADIDYGKAGAPSVSGLEIQSGAPGMFNTIVWTQELWFDEQLIFSNESVSWIVNPQLVRAGSTYTVRLDGQWEERNLARLVEER, from the coding sequence ATGACGATCGACGCCAGACGCACGGCCGAGCCGGTCGTGAGCGCGTCCTCCGTGACTTTCAGCCGGAGGCAATCTGGAAGGCCTTGGCGCAAGAGTACATGCGATTCACGCAGACTACGGATGACGCCGTATCAACACCTGAACTTGCTCCTCCACTATGAGCGAGCGCTCACGCTCCGATCGATCATTCGAGACACCATACGTCCTGGGGCGAAGGTGCTAGATGCTGGCTGCGGAGTAGGCCTACTGGCCATGTGGGCCATCGATGCGGGTGCAGACCGTGTCGTTGGTGTCGATGTGGACACGCTCGCACTCGCCCGGAGATTGGCTTCGGAGAACGGCATGGCGTCGCGTCTCCAGTTCGTGGAGGCGGATCTCTGGGACTTCGATCTGCCGGCAGAGCGCAATACCTTCGATGTGATTCTGGCCATGGTCTACTTGAACGATCCGCGCCGGGATGACCGCCAGACCAAGCTGGTGTTCCGACTCAAAGAGAGGTTCCTGGCGAACGGCGGCTGTGTCGTGCCGAATCGTGTGCGCTACTACGCGCGTGCGTGTGAGTGGCCCCAACAGGATCACAAGACTCGACAAGCGCGCCTTCGAGCCGACATTGCGGACCTGGAGGGGCGGTACGACCTCAGATTTCAGGGGTTGTGCGAAGCCGTCACCGCAGAGCCATGGAAACCGCAGTTTCCCGTGCGCGACCGAGACGGTCGACTCGACCTGAGCCAGGCGCGGCTCTTGTCGGATCCCGAGCCAGTCGCTGACATCGATTACGGGAAAGCCGGCGCTCCATCGGTCAGTGGGCTCGAGATCCAGAGCGGCGCGCCGGGTATGTTCAACACGATTGTCTGGACTCAGGAGCTCTGGTTCGATGAGCAACTCATCTTCTCGAACGAGTCTGTCTCCTGGATCGTGAATCCGCAACTGGTCCGCGCAGGCTCGACGTACACGGTCCGGCTGGACGGGCAGTGGGAGGAACGCAACTTGGCAAGGCTCGTCGAGGAACGATGA
- a CDS encoding glycosyltransferase encodes MRIVHITTVPQSLRFLGGQVGFMKAQGFDIAAISSPGPELDQFGEQEEVPVHAVSMPRQIAPLSDLRAVARITSWLRRYRADIVHAHTPKGGLLGLISAVLTRVPVRFYHMRGLPFVTAAGWQRQLLKWTERTSCLLAHRVFCVSRSLREVAIAEGICAASKIVVLHHGGNGVDASARFNPARAPSRVAVRQRHDIPGEALVIGFVGRLVRDKGIVELADAWQELRCRHAHLHLLVVGRLESSEPVSHDIVSRLQEDARVHLVGYADSASLYPAMDLVVLPTYREGLPNVLLEAAAMKLPTVATHIPGCVDAVVDDVTGTLVPVRDVARLTAAIERYITDDDRRQTHGRAGRERVLRDFQPEAIWKALAQEYMRFTQTTDDAVSTPELAPPL; translated from the coding sequence TTGAGAATCGTCCACATTACAACCGTGCCCCAATCGCTGCGTTTCCTTGGCGGCCAGGTCGGGTTCATGAAGGCGCAAGGCTTCGATATCGCCGCGATTTCCTCGCCGGGACCAGAGCTGGACCAGTTCGGAGAACAGGAAGAGGTTCCGGTGCATGCGGTGTCGATGCCGCGCCAGATCGCGCCACTGTCGGATCTGCGGGCCGTTGCACGCATCACGAGCTGGCTGCGCCGGTACCGCGCCGACATTGTCCACGCGCACACCCCAAAGGGTGGCCTGCTGGGTCTGATCAGCGCGGTGCTGACGCGGGTGCCGGTACGCTTCTATCACATGCGGGGCTTGCCTTTCGTGACAGCCGCCGGCTGGCAGCGCCAGTTGCTGAAGTGGACGGAGCGGACTTCGTGCCTGCTGGCGCATCGAGTCTTCTGCGTCAGCCGCTCACTCCGCGAGGTCGCAATCGCGGAGGGAATTTGTGCCGCTTCCAAGATTGTTGTCTTGCACCATGGCGGCAACGGCGTCGATGCCAGCGCTCGTTTCAATCCGGCTCGCGCGCCATCGCGCGTCGCGGTCCGACAACGCCATGACATTCCCGGTGAGGCCCTGGTCATTGGATTCGTCGGGCGGTTGGTGCGAGACAAAGGCATCGTCGAGCTCGCCGACGCGTGGCAGGAGCTCCGTTGCCGCCATGCTCATCTTCATCTCTTGGTGGTGGGGCGCTTGGAATCGAGCGAGCCCGTGTCCCACGATATCGTCTCGCGTCTCCAGGAAGACGCGCGGGTCCACCTGGTGGGCTACGCGGACTCCGCCTCTCTCTATCCGGCAATGGATCTCGTCGTCCTCCCCACGTACCGGGAAGGCCTTCCCAACGTACTCCTGGAGGCCGCCGCGATGAAACTGCCTACCGTGGCAACGCATATTCCCGGCTGCGTGGATGCGGTGGTCGACGACGTAACGGGCACGCTGGTACCGGTCCGGGACGTGGCGCGCTTGACGGCGGCAATCGAGCGTTACATCACGGATGACGATCGACGCCAGACGCACGGCCGAGCCGGTCGTGAGCGCGTCCTCCGTGACTTTCAGCCGGAGGCAATCTGGAAGGCCTTGGCGCAAGAGTACATGCGATTCACGCAGACTACGGATGACGCCGTATCAACACCTGAACTTGCTCCTCCACTATGA